The DNA sequence AGCAGGCAGATAGTGAACAGGAAACTAATTCATGTTTGGATATAAATCCTCAACTTGTTGAAATGTTGCCAGAACTCATTGAAAACCATATACAAGTGGATATCAACATTGAAGAAGAATCAGATACAAAAGGTTTGATTTTGTTCATACATATATGAGTTACAATGTATGACTTGATTCATTGTTCATAATATTGACAGCATTCTATGTAGTTCATAAAGTCATATTCTTTTGCAGTAGTTGCTGAAGAAATTTTGGAGAGAGATAATGCTGAGCGAAATGTTTTAAGAGAGACATGCAAGGAAGAAGTTTCAGAATCATCACCACTGGTAAGTTGCCATTATGAGCAACATTTAGTTCATTCTCTAGTTCCATTATCtatgattttcattaaaaaatattctaaatcaTTTTGTTCTTTCAGGGATCATACGATGAGACACCATCAACGGCTAGTCCATCTAACAAAATGCCTAGCACTTTATTTATACACAATGCAGAAGCTCCTGATAATCTCATCGACAAACCTGAGCGACCAAGTCCTGTATCTGTTCTTGAACCTTTCTTCTCAGAAGATGTCGGCAGCCCTCAGAGTGCATCACTTGGCTACAGTATGATCTCTAAcacttaaaataattttcttggATTTACTATCTAGTATTCAATGTTATGTCCTTGTTTTGTATTAATGATACATGCACCATTATCAGCTGATTTGCCGATACAACCTCGACAACTTCAGTATGAGGAACATCAAAATTCCAGCATTGTTATGATTTCACCAGACTGTGGAGCTAATCTGAGAACCTGTTTAGATGACAAGGAAGTCATGGGTGACTTCATTAGAACTGCTTTAAAAGCTACCGGCCTTTGCTGTGATAAAATTCCAGAGCGATGGCATTTATCAGATCAGTTGTTTGAACTATCATTGCTTGATGAAGTAGGGATCTCATACAGTCAGCTGACAGATGATCCACAGCTTctttttgattgcatcaatGAGGTTCTTGTTGAGATTCATGAAAGATACTTTAGTTGTTCCCCTTGGCTCTCTTTGGTAAGGCGTGACATACGACCGGTTCCAAAAGGAGCAAACTTCATTGAAGAAGTGTGCAAAGGCATAGAATGGCATCTCAAACTGCAGTTTCCAACCACTTTGGATCAGTTAATTGGAAAGGACATGGAGTCTGCTGGTTGGATGGACATTCGGGTCGATCATGAACAAGTATTTGTGCAGATGGCAGATGAAATACTCACATATCTAATGGAAGAGGCCATACTTGAAATATGAGTCTGAATTCTTAGTTCTTGAAgtcttgtttaattattttttatcgtTAACTGGGATTAATAAGCGAGACACATCTACTATGATAATGCCAAAGCGGGGTGGAAGTAGTTTGTGGCTCCGAAGTAAAATGAGATTGTATACTCgatctctcttttcttcttttgtgtgTCTACTTTGATTGTTTGTGCAGTTTGAGTTGGATAGAAAAATTGACACCTGAAACAAAACATTCACTAATTTTCTAGGCTGTGTTTTAATCACCTTGAAAATTTGAGTCACGACATTATTATGTACAGTATTTTCAAAGAGAATGTCTATAACATTTGTTCGAGTTTGTATAATAAACCTTCTATTTGTACTTCCTATGTTGTGATTATTTGTGTGTTTGATTGTTGACAATGTTGATTTCTCCGAGTGGATTatattcatcttttcttttccttttgataACTATCTATTGTAATGGTTAATGGTTTGCTGTCGAAATGCCTCGAAACTGTAACAGTGAGAACATCTTGGATATTAAAAATCCTGagtaaatttcttttatttgaagagGCAACGAAGTTAATTTCTTTAGTTTGTACAGATAAATTCAGATTGTTCATAAAACACAGTAACTGTTCTCATTCATACTTGATTGTACATTAGAAATTACTTTCAAGTAAACTAATTGAATGAAGGAACTCCAGATTAATTTGGAGCTTTGAATCACAAGATTGGATTGTTTCTTCAGAAATACAAATAACATTCAGCAAAAGTAGTAACTACTTCTACGACAATTTACtagtaaaattaaaacttaCTAGTAAATAAAAGTCAATCTAAATGTAATATAGGTTCGATTTTACAACCACATCGAGCTTATGTGCTTTCTTTACCCCTCTAAACTTCACTGGTCTCGGAATGTAGTCGATTTGCAGGTTAGTATCGATCTGCAGAGGTATGTTCAGCTCTTGTTTGATTGACACTTTCTCGAACAATTTGGATATCAAGGCTTCTTAACTGATCCATCTATGTAGAGAACATCACCAATCCAAGAAACAATCTTGAAAGCTAGACTTTCCAGCACTCTTGAGTAGCTCTCCAGGATTGCTTGTCCAACATCCTGCACCGAAAATTCTAATGAGAATTCATCTTCTAAGCATTTAAtgtgttattttgttgaaaatataTAATGGAGAACCTTGTTGTACTGGATTTTGCATGTATCCAGTGTTGTCTGCGACAGCCCGGGATATCGCTGTTTCAAGCACAAAAGTAGAGTCTCGGCCCTGCTTGCAAGCAACTGATTTTTATCTCCATCATTCATCAAATCCTTGACCATCTCCCATGATGATTTTGAGTTGTTCATGCTTGCTTTTCGTCTCCATACATACATCGAAGCCTCCACACGATCAGCAATCTCAAGCGCCTCGTGTTCTGAAGTTATATCCAGACAATTGAGAAGAAAGTCCGGCGAGAACTTCTCAACTGTCGACATGTACTTGTATATTGAATCTCCCACACTTGTTCTACCACTCttgaacaatcaaaacaatccTATGAGCTGTGAAATCATCAACAAGTTTTCAGTATTCAAGGATGCTACTAATTGTACCTTTGGAAGTGTTGCCATGTATGTTTCCGGTATCTCCATTTCGGTAAGAATGCTGTTATTGATTGCCATTGCAGCCTTGTGAATTTGGTTTGCACAATCTTTTTTCTGCTGCAACTCCTTCCTTGTTTTTTCAGGAAGACCGACTGCTGGAACACAAGGAATAGGCAAccaccatttttcttcatttcgaTGTATCACCTTCCGACATGACTTTGATATATCTCCATTCGCCGATACATTCTCTTCGTCCACATACCAGAACTCATTGTTCTCAAAACTGTCCAATATTTCCTACACAATTAAGGTACTCAAAATTCAGATTCTACCAAAGAATTTAATGACATTGATTGATGAAAATCTTACAATCAACATGCTGTCAAGCTTTTCAAGAGCAGGAAGATTCATGTAAATGTCTGCTCTTGGCCTTGTTGCCATCACCTGAAAGGACAACAAGATGATAGAATCAGAGACAAAGAATACTGATAAAACTAAACAGAGTTGCCAAAGCGAGAGAGGATTACATCAAGAGTAGTTCCATCAGGCAATGTTTGAACTGAAGGATAGAATTCAACAATGTAATCACAAACAGAAAGAAGGCATTCCATTTCTCTTCTCCACATTGACTTCTTCTCAGGAGACAAAGGCTCTAATCTCCAACACTGTCCAAAAACAGTTGCTGTTGAACAGAAGAAACATTGTCAAACAACTTATAAACAATTGTAAAGACAAAAATATTCTTTCTTAA is a window from the Dioscorea cayenensis subsp. rotundata cultivar TDr96_F1 chromosome 2, TDr96_F1_v2_PseudoChromosome.rev07_lg8_w22 25.fasta, whole genome shotgun sequence genome containing:
- the LOC120270403 gene encoding rop guanine nucleotide exchange factor 3-like encodes the protein MEDSSEDHAGCSTPSADSLEYSRTISEVSSYSEHSCLDDAFSLGWPISAKSTTTTVRSPAVLTKLGMKQHCDLVPSGKPNNEEEEKIAELELMKERFSKLLLGEDMSGSGKGVCTAVTISNAITNLYATVFGQCWRLEPLSPEKKSMWRREMECLLSVCDYIVEFYPSVQTLPDGTTLDVMATRPRADIYMNLPALEKLDSMLIEILDSFENNEFWYVDEENVSANGDISKSCRKVIHRNEEKWWLPIPCVPAVGLPEKTRKELQQKKDCANQIHKAAMAINNSILTEMEIPETYMATLPKSGRTSVGDSIYKYMSTVEKFSPDFLLNCLDITSEHEALEIADRVEASMYVWRRKASMNNSKSSWEMVKDLMNDGDKNQLLASRAETLLLCLKQRYPGLSQTTLDTCKIQYNKDVGQAILESYSRVLESLAFKIVSWIGDVLYIDGSVKKP